The genomic interval AAAGGCTCTGAGAGTGAAACATCCACCTTGGGCTTAGACAGTGACCAAACCCCAGGGACATCTATGGGCCAAGGTGACATTTAGGTACCTACTCCAGAATTCATGAGCTTTAGAGGGAAGCATGAAGAAGTCCAAGGGAAGTAAAAAGAATATAAACCAATAAGgagaaaacacctttttttttttatctagtacaattaaggataaaaaaaattctggtgaGCAAGAACAACCTGAACTGTCTGGGATTTTTGATCTGCAGTGCCAAGCTCAGCACCCACTGCtccccttcctctctccctgaGGGGTGGGAGAGAATTCATGCTTCCAAAcgggctgagctctggaacAGAGGGCCACATTCCCGACTCCCAGGGGTGCCCAGCTCACTGCTGGCTCTGGAGGTTCACCCTGCtcctgggatggctctggaggttcaccctgctcctggggatggctctggaggttcaccctgctcctgggatggctctggaggttcaccctgctcctgggatggctctggaggttcaccctgctccagggatcTCTCTGGAGGTTCACCCTGCTCCTGGGATGTCTCTGGAGGTTCACCCTGCTCCTGGGATCTCTCTGGAGGTTCACCCTGCtcctgggatggctctggaggttcaccctgctcctggggatcTCTCTGGAGGTTCACCCTGATCCCGGGATCTCTCTGGAGGTTCACCCTGCTCCCATGGATTACTCTGGAGGTTCACCCTGCTCCTGGGATTACTCTGGAGGTTCACCCTGCTCCTGGGATCTCTCTGGAGGTTCACTctgctcctggggatggctctggaggttcaccctgctcccagggattTCTCTGGAGGTTCACCCTGCTCCTGGGATCTCTCTGGAGGTtcaccctgctcctggggattTCTCTGGAGGTTCACCCTGCTCCCATGGATTTCTCTGGAGGTTcaccctgctcccagggatgtCTCTGGAGGTTCACCCTGCTCCCATGGATTTCTCTGGAGGTTcaccctgctcccagggattACTCTGGAGGTtcaccctgctcctggggatcTCTCTGGAGGTTCACTCTGCTCCTGGGGATTTCTCTGGAGGTtcaccctgctcctggggacagctctggaggTTCACCCTGCTCCCATGGATTACCCTGGAGGTTcaccctgctcccagggattACTCTGGAGGTTCACCCTGCTCCGGGGATGTCTCTGTGCGtctctccctgccccacacGGCACAGGCCAGCGCTGTCCCGGCCCGGTccccccggcagccccggcgGCGTTACCGAACTCGTCCTCCATGGCCATGATGATCTCCACTTGGTCCAGGCTGTCCAGGCCCAGGTCCTTCATGAAGTGGGACTCGGCTGTGAGCTGGGGGAGGACACGGCGGTCAGCGGGACACGGGCACGGCCGTGCCGGGCCGGCAGCTCCCGTTCCAGCGGagccccgccgcctccccccGTCCCGCTCACCTTCTCGGGGTCGATCTTATCGTAGAGCTTGAGCACGTACAGCACCCGGTCCTTGATGTCGGCCAAGGTCAGCGGCGGCAGCTCGGAGAAGGCGCGGCAGAGCGGCGCGGCCAGGCGGGGCAGGCGGAGCAGCGCGGGgcggcccggcggggcgggcggcagGCGGCGGAGCGAGCGGagagcggcggggcgggcgggcagcGGCCGCAGGCGGCGGGCGCAGGACGAGAGGACACGGGCCGCCATCGTCACTGTCCCGGCGGGCCCCGCGCGGCGGCACCGCCCGCTGCAGCGCCCTCTGCCGGCCGGCGGCCGCAGCGCCCCGGGCCGCGACCCGGCTGTGATCCGAGCTGTGATCCGAGCTGCGATCCCGGCTGTACCGGGCTGTGATCCCGGGCTGTGATCCCGGCTGTACCGGGCTGTACCGGGCCGCGACCCGGCTGTGATCCGAGCTGCGATCCCGGGCAGCGATCCCGGGCAGCGATCCCGGGCTGTGATCCGGCTGTACCGGGCTGTACCGGGCTGTACCGGGCTGTGATCCGAGCTGCGATCCCGGGCAGCGACCCGGCTGTGATCCGGGCTGTACCGGGCTGTGATCCGAGCTGCGATCCCGGGCAGCGATCCCGGCTGTACCGGGCTGTGATCCCGGGCTGTGATCTGGGCTGTGATCTCGGCTGTACCGGGCTGTACCGGGCTGTGATCCGGTCTGTGATCCCGGGCTGTGATCCCGGGCCGCGACCCGGCTGTGATCCGAGCTGCGATCCCGGGCAGCGATCCCGGGCTGTGATCCCGGCTGTACCGGGCTGTACCGGGCTGTACCGGGCTGTGATCCCGGCTGTGATCCCGGGCTGTGATCCCGGGTTGTGATCCGGGCTGTACCGGGCTGTGATCCCGGCTGTGATCCGGGCTGTGATCCCGGCTGTACCGGGCTGTGATCCCGGGCCGTGATCCCGGTCCTCCGGTTCGGGATCACCTCAGTGCGGGAgactccagcccctctctggtGTCTGTTCCAGGGCTCGGTCACTGCACAGAAGTTCTGCCTCATGTCCAGATGGACCTTCCCATGCCCACAGCCTCTCTTATGGCTCAGCACCACCGAGAAGAGCCCAATCCATCTCCTTGGCACCCCCTTTAGATATTTACACACTTTGGAAGGCCCTCCCAGGTGTGTCTCCTCttgaggctgaacagccccagctccctcagcctctcctcatcagggagatgctccagtcccttcatcatttccacagcctctgctggagctctgggagctccatgtccctcctgtccggagcagcccagagctggacacagcactccagatacGCCccacagggctgagcagaggggaaggatccCCTCCATGACCTGCTGGAAATGCTCTTGCTGGTGCACCCTGGACACCATGGTCCTCCTTGGCCCCGGGGACACACTGCtggccagggacagccaggtgTCCATGAGAGCCCCCAGGTCCTCCCCGTACAGCAGCGACAGGACACGGGCTGGTTCCAAAGGCAGCACGTTTAATGGCAGCGCACACAGCCACGGTCAGGCTCCGTCAGGCGGCTCCGGGCTCGGGGGGCCGGTACCGGTACAGGCGCACGGTCCCGGTGCGGCTCCCGGCCagcagcccggccccgccggcggCCCAGCGAGCCAGTGCCCAGCGCCCCGCAGGGCCCGCGGGCAGCACCGCCGTGCAGCGGCCCCGCAGCAGGTCCCACACGGCCACGGCGCCCGACGTCAGCACGGCGGCTCCCGCGGTGTCCCACACGTCACCCTCCAGGTacctgcggggacacgggggtcagcAGGCGGCAGGGGATGTGCAGAAACAGCCTGGCAGCGTCTGCTCAACTAGCTCAGGGCTCAGTTAAAGATTAATAGCGACTGCAGGCAGGCTGCAGTCCAGACTCTTCCTCCAGTGCAACTGGGAAGGGAGGAGGCCAAGGAAATCCTCCTGGAGACTCAGAACATACTTGAAACAGGTGTACTCTTTAAAAAGTGgtactcttaaaaaaaaaccctgcaagtgttcaagaccaggctggacagggcttggaacaacctggtctagtggaaggtgtccctgcctggggaagggggtgggactggatggtctttaaggtcccttccaacccaaaccatgctgTGATTCCATGACTGTTCAGTAACCAAGACCTTGGTCCACCACTATTCCCACACATCCATCACATTTCCTGTGTAAGGACACTGCAGGGCTGACCCTGGAGATGCCCCAAAATGCAGGACACGGGAAGGAAAAGGCTGtgtgcctgcagccagctgccCCACACAAACCTGGCAGCATGGAATGCTGCAGGCACAGCGGTTCAGCCCAGGAAGccagggacacagccccagcccctgggggaCACAGCCAGAGGCCCAAGCCCAgcccggtgtccccgcggtgACGGTGACAGGGCGAGGGGTCAGCACACAGCCTGCTGTGGGAAGAGGGCAGGAAGCAGCCCCCGGACACACGGCAGCGCCGGCTGCAGCCCCTTATCACCAGGGAGACAGCGACTGGATCCCTGCCAGAGCCACCCCGCTGCTCAGGGGCTCTCCcaaagccagcccagccccagggactCACCTGCCTGCACGGCCCGGGGGGAGGCACGAGAACATCAGCCCCGCGCTCCGGCCCGTGCGGGGGTTGAAGGCCACCAAACGGAACGCTGGGCTTCCACAGGACTCGCTCTCTTTGGCATGAGGGTGGcttaaaacaacaaacagaaggCCCTgatacagaaggaaaatatatcactaaaaacaacagcaggaggggaaaaaaaacaaaataattttccaaaaattaattGCTACACTCTCTCTAATCACAGCCCCGTGAACAGTGATGCATTATTTTtactgaagaaaacagaaatggttTACTTTCCTTATCAAATTAgataaaagcaaaagcagctgctggctgaTAAGGGCTGATGCAACACAGCCGAGTGACAGCTCAGTGACCCAAGGGATTTATGAATTTCTCTTCCTGTTTCAAAAAGCTAAACCTGCCATAGGATGAGGTGACACTTCAAAAcacaaaagaagtaaaatttctgggTCACATTTTAATCCCTACAAGCTTAAAATGTAACAAGAATTCCATGGAAAGGAGCACAACTGAAAACAGTAGCTCCCAGAACAGCCACATACCAGTATGAAATATCCTGGGATGGATAATCTGAGGAAGACTCCAGAGAGTCTGACTCAAGGCACCATTATTGGACAAGACATTCTTGTCCCAAAAGGTTACATGCTCCCTGAAAACAATCAAATCCTTGATAAACCACAAAAATCCACTGGGAATAACAGCACAGGTAGAAGCATGTGGGGAAAGATGATTAGTGTGAATGTTGGTTTTACACAGCTCATTCCCTTGGGCACGTATGTCCAGAGGAACCATTCCCAACAGGTTTCTAATGCTGGCAGCCTCCACATGTGACATGGAAGAGACTGGGCAGGCACCAGGCCTGGGCCACAGCACTTCTGCTTCCCACACACAGCATGCTGCAGCTTTGGAATGCACCAGGATGCATTGCTCCCGCTTTATTAGCACTCTGCAGAAAGGCAGGAGCTGAAGCAACCAGTGTGGGCTATTTATTTCTCCTGGTAACCTGTTTACCCTTCAATTATCTGCAGTGTATTCTCTAGAAACCTCAATCCTTTATATCCCCATGCCAGTGAGTGCAGCCCAAGCAGGAACTGTGGATTTTGTGTACGTACAGAGTCAGAATACGCTCGATGGCAGATGGAAGCTGGGTAGGAATAACCAACGTGCATCTTCCTCAGGAGCTGACCTGTTTTCAGATTCCTGCAGTTGGTGAAAACACAAATTCTGACGCATTTCTAATCAGTTACACCCCTATGCAGGACGGACATGGGTTTGGTTCCACATGAAGCAAACCGAGCCAACAGACAGGAAGGGTGTAGCGAGGATGATACAAAAGCAATGGAAttacagcagcacagcccattCCCTGGCTGTGTGACTGTGGTGCCACACTGCAGCCCCTCTGACAATCACCATTTCACTGTGGGTCAGCAGCCAGCCAGCACCCCTGTACAACCCTGCAGCTAATGAAACTGCTCCAATCCCTGAATTTGTGCGGCAGAGGAAACACTCACCAAACCACAACGCTGTTCCCTGCAGTGGTGCCCACCAAGGCCTCTCTCATCCCTTCCACTTCAGCAAAGGCTGTAACAGTTTCTTCAGGGGGCATCAGAGTCTGCCTGTCCTTGCACCTAAAGGGAGACCagcacagagaagagcaggTAAAACAAAAAGTTCTGCAAGAGGAACATGACACTGCTCTACATCCAACGTGTTTCCTCACTTTTATCACACCCACCACATGGAGAGCACTCCAAAGCAGCACCTCCAGACTCACCCCCCTGTCTCTGAGAGAAAAATCATCTCCAGTTGCTGCTCCTGCatggtcctgctgctgctcaccagcCTCCGGTCCTTTAGCCCAACAACTGCTTTTATGTTCCCAGTTTTCACTAGGGAGTGCCTGAATGAGTCAGTCTCAGAAGAATAAAGTAAGAGCCTAAATCAAGAGACAAGCACACCGTGACAGGAGGAAGCCATGCAGTGGCATACACAGATCAGCCTGTGTTCAGTCTGCCACTCTGAGGTGAATAAACAGGCCTTTATAGCTGATTTTTTAGAAATCCCTTCCATATTTTCCAACTGTTAAAACAACTGAGAAAGTGCCTCATAGGTAAAAAGATAATTTCAAACACTTCTCATAAGGACTTGAGCTGCAACTACTCAGGGTGTAAAGCACTagtaagaaataaatacaaaaccTTATTTCTCCaatctccagctctcccagtgctACACATACAAGGTTACAGGTGTCTGGCAGAGGAACAATCTGGATTACAGGAATCTGGGACAAGAAATCAAGAATTCAGTGTCACCCACAGTATCCCTTTGACTTTGCTCTCATTTTCTAGAATGTTTCAAGTAAAATGATGTGGAGCAGAACTGATTTTCAGACCCTTCTCAAGAAGCACACTTAAATGAACAGCTGAACTCTCTGCTGACTGGTTGCCTAATTAAACAATCCCTGTTGATGCAAGAGACAAGACGTGTCTCCAGGGACTGTAAGGGGAAAAAGCACAAGTGAAGTGCAGCTGCCATTCTGTGCATGGGGTATTAAATTCCAGCAGGTAACACGTAACCATACAAGCTACAAGCTCCTTGGAACTTGGGAACTAACACATGGGGCAAGGAAAGTGCCCTTAATTCTAGGAGTAAGGAGTGTGCTCATACCTCTGTGAGGTGCCAGGTGTAGACCTTTCCCCAGCAGTCGGGTGCCAGGGGCTCCCAGAGGGCCACGGCGCTCTCGGAGGCAGTGACCACTCGCAGCTCCCTGCGGCCAGCTGCTGCCCACCACACCGTGCTCACATCCACGGCACACGAGCATGAGGAATCCTGCCCAACACAAACCACTGCTGCCTTTCCTCTGATAGACAACATCACCTGTTGCATTTTTGTTAAACTCGGTCTTGTAGAGCTGAGGCTGCCACGGTAACAATTCCCTGCTGTTCTCTCACCTTCAGCTCTGACACAAACTGCAAGCTCTCTTCTCTGGGGCCatccagcagcactggagtcAACTGTTCTGCTACATCTTTTTTCTGCATGAACGAACGAAAGAATGAGGATAATTCAACTTTGAAATTATATTCAGCACTCACAAGAATGAGAATTGTTGCATATTCTCTGTCACTCATGCAGATACTGCATGCCACTGCTATAATTCATGCAAAGAGAACTCTTCCCTGAAGTCATACAGGgctctggaaaaaggatttgcCCACAAAACCACTGGCTTAGTATCCTTCACAAAGATCTCTGCTTGTTACCTGTTCAGGTGAAGCTCTGCAGGATTCCTGCTCTTTGTTCTCTGACTGCTGATGCTTCTCCAAGGACACAGTCTCATCAGATGTATTCTCAGGACCcctttcagctgctgaaggagctgTTGTACCGTGCTCCTCCTGGCTTGTGGCAGCCCCTGAAGCACAGCTGTCGGGGTGCAGTGGCACAGCAGGGTCTCTGTGTGCCACATCCCCCAGGACCAGGGCAGCTGCCCCTCTGGGGGAAGATGGGGTTGCTGGCAAGGCAGGTACAGATGTGTCAGGGAAGACCTCACTGTGCACTGAAGGTAAAACACCTGGGGTTGCAcccacagcaggaaaaacagaggaGGAAATCTGAGACTCAGGGTGAGCAGGAGCCTCAGCTAAGACAGTCCCCATGGGAGTAAATAGCAATTCATGGGTGGAAAGCTCCTTCTTGGAAGTCAGGCTTTCCATGCAAGGAAGTTCAGGCAATCCAAGTTTGGAAGGCAAAATCAAATTACTCCtgagacttttttcttttggctttgTTTGTGCATCTGGTGTGTCCTCCGgagccacaccatccccagacACAAAATCCTCCAAGTCATTCACAGGGCAAGATTTCAATTTCTCTAGTTTCAGCACTCCAAATTCCTCATTTGGTAGGTGGAAGTCCCTGATGCCCAGCTTAGGGATCAGCCACTGGAGGCTGCGGAAGGAGAAGAGGGAGCCACGAGTGCTGGGGTCCAGAGCAGGGAGCTCGAGGGCAGCAGGACCCTGTGAACCCACGGGACAGCTGcgtcctctgctgctgccatctaAACACAAGAGTACAAGACAGATCATCACATCATAAAACAACCAGCAACTTGCCTTTTCACAATCTCTCATGAAGggtgtcttttaaaaaaaaccaaaacatcatATTCATCTTAACACAGGGAAGAGGCACTTTTCTGGAAAGACACTACACTCTGCAGTATCTCTGTATCTTTGGATCAAGCCTTTGGCTCAAAGACCACCACCAAAGCCTGACAGATATGCTTGAGTGCCCAGCCAATTTGGTTTATTGGTTTTCTCCCAGCACTTTCTCTTTTCACAATATTCACAGACCctcagaaaggagaaaataatcaTTAGCATGTAGACATAGCTGGAGGAAAAGACAAACATCCATTTGCTAGCAAACCAGCCCTAGTGTTCACAACCTTCACTCCAACAGCAAGGGCAGCTCAGtaagctcccagccctgctcctcctctgttCATTACCTGCAGAAGTTTCTGCAATTGTTCAAGGAACATGGGCAATtatccattttaaaaaaataaatctaatttttaaaagaataatagTTAACCCCTATTGTATTTTCTTGCATAAACACAGCAGGGTGTGAACAGCAGGGTCTGCATTCACAGGGATGTTCCCTGCTGTGGGGAatggggcattttggggagtttATTTGTGAGGAAGTACCTGCTGAGCCTGTCTGGGCCCCGTGTCTCGCAGAGCAGCGCAGGGAGCGGCGCACAGGGACACTGACCACAGGGTCACCGGCTCCTCGCTGCCTCGTCACACGCTGCTGCCCTGGATGTTTATCTCCCTGACACACAGGAGCATTGGCTTCCACATCTCCCACAGGGCTGGCCAAAGTGTCACTGCCCGGGCTCAGGGAATCGCTGCTGTGGCGGGGATTTTGGACCCGCTCTAACAAAGCCTTATGGCATCTGCCTGGCGCTTGGCTCCTGCCCACAGGAGGATCAGGACCTGCTGGCTGTGCAGCTCCAGTCACTCCTGCagagcccagtgctgcagcaccagACAACCTCCTCTCATCTGAGGATGACCTCTCAAGGTTAGCATCacagttttccttttcactCTGGTTCTCAATTGAGAGCAGAGCACTGCTCTCGCTGGCCACTGTGGGATCCTGACTCTCTATAAGCTCTTGTGACACTGGATGCATGGGGGCTTTGCAGGcagattttcttcttcccttctgtttcctctggggttgtctttgctcttGCCTTGTGCTAGTGATGCTTTTCTGAGAAATGGATTCAAgagaagtgctgctgctgctgctgctggacgcaggaagagatttctgaGAACTACTTGAGCTTGCTTGATTGTTTTCTGCCCCTagaaaagggaagggaacaACCCCTGGCTCCAAATCATCCTCAGCTCTCTCTTGGGAGGGCTGATTGGGCTTTGCATCTTTCTGCTTGCATTTACTCCGCTGACCTTTcttgctcctgcccagctggcTGAGGATCACAGCCTCCAGGTCCACCTTCCTCTGGCAATTGGACATGCGGCGTGTTGTCCTGACGTAGTACTCAACAGGGAAGAGCAGCCCTTCAACCACCGTGCAGGAGCTCAGCGTgccctcaggagctgctgccttgtcAGGAGGAAGCCCTGATTGAATTTCAAGCTGTTGATTCTCCAAGAATTCTTCAGCATTGTCCAGAGCATTAGCTGCAGGACAGGGATTTAAGGTATTAGTGTCACTTTGATGTCCTTTGTGGTTCTTGCTCTCCTCGGTTATGGTGTTACTTCTGCTGTCAGGCAATATTTCGTTTTCTGACATTAAATCCAGGAGCCCACGTAATTCTCCCTGATCTTCACACAAACTCTGAACCTCTGCCTGTTTTATTATACTGGGGGGTTCTTCTCTGCCATCACCTCTGGGGTCAGGTAAAACAGAGGCTCCATGCTGTGAACACGGTTCACATCTCTCAGGTGTGGCCACAGCCCTTGAGGACTCAGGCTGCCAGATGTCGCTGCTGTCCCtcatgtggggatgtggggcacGTGGGGATCCAGATGCTGCATCAGgagtgaaaatgtttctttctccCTGCACAAGCACCACCCCAGGTGCCCTTTGAGCAGGTTCCTCAGTGTGCGAGAGGCTGCTGCGCCTGAACACTGGTGACTGAAGCTCCTCTGCACTGGCAATTTGATTTTTCATCATTTCACCAGCACTGATTAGATGCACACCATGCACTGATTCCCTTTCCTTTGATTCCAGAGCCCTCGTCCGTCTCCGCAGCTTCATCATTCCTCGGgaggtttggggctttttctccACAGGGGCAGGCCTGGTGATCCCACAGCACGGGTTTTCCTGGCTGGCCTGAAAGCTTTCTGCCTGGGAGCTGTCCTGTGGGCTAACCTCATCACTGGAGAGTTCTGGAACATGCTTAACTGTGACAGATGTTGTCTTCTCCGTGTCAGCATCAGAGCAGGTTTTAGTCTCTACCTGAGAGGGCCCACCTCTGTCAGCACTAGGACATGTATTATCTCTTAaacctggggggaaaaatgtgtGAAGTAACACGTGTGAAGTACTCCTAAAGTCCTGTCCAACAAAAACACCACATGGTAAAATTAGGCTTTGTTAGCAGGGAAAGATGGGGATCTTACAGTCAGGGTCGGAGTGCTGCAGACCTGGTgaggaggaaagcagagcagacGTTACTGCAGACcacagctcagcccagggcaAGTGTGGGGTGTGGGGGCAGCACATGTGGCCTCAGCGGccgaggggacagcggggcccGGAGTGAGGGTCAGCAGGGCCGGGTGCATCCTCAGCAGATCCCTCcatggggacactcaggggcaACAGCAGCCACTGCgtccccagtgctcccaccgccctgtcctggggagctgCCTGTGGCTCCCACCCGGGACATCCCATTCCCTCATCTCCCACCTTGAGCATCCCGTTCCCTCATCTCCCACCTGGGACATCCCATTCCCCCATCTCCCACCTTGAGCATCCCATTCCCTCATCTCCCACCTGCGACATCCCGTTCCCTCATCTCCCACCTTGAGCATCCCATTCCCCCATCTCCCACCCGTGACATCCCATTCCCCCATCTCCCACCTGGGACATCCCATTCCCCCATCTCCCACCCAGGACATCCCATTCCCCCATCTCCCACCTGGGACATCCCATTCCCTCATCTCCCACCTTGAGCATCCCATTCCCCCATCTCCCACCCGCGACATCCCATTCCCTCATCTCCCACCTGGGACATCCCGTTCCCTCATCTCCCACCCGGGACATCCTATTCCCTCATCTCCCACCTGGCACATCCCGTTCCCTCATCTCCCACCTGGGACATCCCATTCCCTCATCTCCCACCTGGCACATCCCGTTCCCTCATCTCCCACCTGGGACATCCCGTTCCCCCATCTCCCACCTGGGACATCCCGTTCCCTCATCTCCCACCTGGGACATCCCGTTCCCTCATCTCCCACCTGGCACATCCCGttctccccttctcccaccTGGGACATCCCGTTCCCTCATCTCCCACCTTGAGCATCCCATTCCCTCATCTCCCACCTGGGACATCCCGTTCCCTCATCTCCCACCCGGGACATCCCATTCCCTCATCTCCCACCTGGGACATCCCGTTCCCTCATCTCCCACCTTGAGCATCCCGTTCCCTCATCTCCCACCTGGCACATCCCGTTCCCTCATCTCCCACCCGCGACATCCCGTTCCCTCATCTCCCACCTTGGGCATCCCGTTCTCCCCATCTCCCACCTGTGGGGCTCCGCTCCCTCCGGCCGTGGTTCCTGGCTCTCTCGGCTCGCCGCGCCCGCTGCGGACACACAAGACCCCGGCGGGGCTGGGAGCGGCTCGCGGTGCCCCGgtgcccccgcccggcccggcccggcccggcccggcccgctcACCCGCAGCCGGATCACGGTCTCGCTGTACTCCCGCCTCAGCAGCGCCAGCTTCTCCCGCAGCTGCAAGAGACACCCGTGGGGCTGGCACCGGGACGGGACCAGCACCGGGAcgggaccggcaccgggaaGGGACCAGCCCCGCACCTTCTCCTTGTCGGCGCCGCTGAGGGCCGCCCCTGCCGGCGGGGCCGCCATGGCaaccggggccgggccgggcgcggcGGAGGTGACGCGGCGGAAGCGGGGCCGaacggggccgggccgggcggggccgggcggagcgGCCATGGAGCTCGGCGAGATGCTCTACAACAAGTCCGAGTACATCGAGACGGTGCggggcggcggggagcggggggccggggggagcggggggccgtggggccgggccgggctcgcCGGGGCGCTGCGGGGCCCGGGACACCCGCCGTGACCGCCCGTTCTCCCCGCAGGCCTCAGGCAACAAGGTGAGCCGGCAGTCCGTGCTGTGCGGCAGCCAGAACATCGTCCTCAACGGCAAGGTGAGCGCCGGGCCGCGGCTGCCGTGTCCCCGGGCGGTGCCCCGTGCCCTGCCCGCGGTACCCGGCGCTGCCGTCCCGCAGCATCACTGACCGCTGCCTTCATCCCCGGAGCAGCACCGTTCTGCTCTCTGCCTGAGCCTGGCTCTGTAATGCTCGCTGGCACGACCAGGAGCGCAACTGCTGGTACCAACCTCCTGTACCTTTGCTTTGTTGTCACTTTTCTTTTGACTGAAAGAATCCTCCCTAAGTAAGATAATCTTGTGGAGGTGACCAGACCTCGGCATGAGTTTGTGTAGTAACTGCCAGCACAGGTAGCAAAGGGAGCGGGTTTACCTGTCTGTCCTTCTGCAGACAATAGTGATGAACGACTGCATCATCCGTGGTGACCTGGCGAACGTGCGGGTGGGACGGCACTGCGTGGTCAAGAGTCGCAGCGTCATCAGGCCCCCCTTCAAGAAGTTCAGTAAAGGGTAAGGGGCTTCTTCCTTTAGGGAGATACCTAAAAAATCTGTCAACTTGACGGAGTCTTGTGTTCTGAGAACTCTGTTCGTTTTGCAGCACTTAGCAGAAATGCATCTATCAAACCTGCTTTTCCCTCAGATGCTGAGCTGTGCCTTGAGGGCTGGTGTTCCCATCAGAGTGTTGGATGGAAAGGGATAGATTAAAATAGCAAAGTGAAGAGCATGTTTCACTTTTGTGTGTTTATTCACAAcatcttccttctcttttgggCCGTCCTTTAGAGAGGAGAAATCCAGAATCTGTTCTGTCTCCCTTAGCACCGGATCCACGTGTGTTAATCCATCTGGAGACAGGAGACTCtacagggtgattttgggtccAAGTGTCAGTTTGTTTGTTGGACACAAATACTCTCCT from Poecile atricapillus isolate bPoeAtr1 chromosome 14, bPoeAtr1.hap1, whole genome shotgun sequence carries:
- the NDUFAB1 gene encoding acyl carrier protein, mitochondrial, producing the protein MAARVLSSCARRLRPLPARPAALRSLRRLPPAPPGRPALLRLPRLAAPLCRAFSELPPLTLADIKDRVLYVLKLYDKIDPEKLTAESHFMKDLGLDSLDQVEIIMAMEDEFGFEIPDGDAEKLMCPQEIVDYIADKKDIYE